In the genome of Quercus robur chromosome 3, dhQueRobu3.1, whole genome shotgun sequence, one region contains:
- the LOC126719540 gene encoding short-chain dehydrogenase reductase ATA1, giving the protein METDTRMHDEIQSLSTKRLMGKVAVITGGARGIGAATAKLFAQNGAYVVIADLLDELGANLADSIGGRYIHCDVSKEADVESAIKLALTWKGGLDIMFNNAGIGDAGGSITNLDMDQVKYLVSINVYGNLHGMKYAAQAMIKGGRKGGCIICTSSSAALMGGLGGHAYTLSKEAILGMMRSAACELGVHGIRVNCVSPHGVPSEMLVSAYRKFLGRMDVNLEEISKIIGERASLLPGRCGSTEDVAHAVLYLASENAEYITGHNLVLDGGYTSASSNMSFIYQC; this is encoded by the exons ATGGAGACAGATACTCGAATGCATGATGAAATTCAGAGCTTATCCACAAAGAG GTTGATGGGCAAAGTTGCAGTTATAACTGGTGGTGCAAGAGGGATTGGAGCTGCCACAGCAAAACTGTTTGCACAAAATGGGGCCTATGTTGTAATTGCTGATTTACTTGATGAATTGGGGGCTAATCTAGCCGATTCAATTGGAGGCCGCTACATCCACTGTGACGTTTCAAAGGAAGCCGATGTGGAATCAGCTATCAAGCTAGCACTGACTTGGAAAGGCGGACTAGACATCATGTTCAACAATGCAGGCATTGGTGACGCTGGTGGGAGCATCACTAACCTTGACATGGACCAAGTGAAGTACCTAGTCTCAATTAATGTGTATGGAAATTTACATGGAATGAAATATGCTGCACAAGCCATGATCAAAGGCGGCCGAAAAGGAGGGTGTATCATTTGCACATCAAGCTCAGCAGCTCTTATGGGAGGCCTAGGAGGACATGCCTACACATTGTCAAAAGAGGCAATCCTTGGAATGATGAGAAGTGCTGCTTGTGAGTTGGGGGTGCATGGAATTAGAGTGAATTGTGTTTCGCCACATGGGGTCCCTTCGGAGATGCTTGTAAGTGCATACAGGAAGTTCTTGGGGAGAATGGATGTGAACCTCGAAGAAATTAGTAAGATTATTGGTGAGAGAGCGAGTTTATTGCCTGGGAGATGTGGAAGTACAGAAGATGTGGCTCATGCTGTGCTTTACCTGGCTAGTGAAAATGCTGAGTACATAACAGGACACAATCTTGTTCTTGATGGGGGTTATACTTCTGCTAGCAGTAACATGAGTTTCATCTACCAATGttaa